One segment of Paenibacillus pabuli DNA contains the following:
- the cydB gene encoding cytochrome d ubiquinol oxidase subunit II, giving the protein MSLSELWFLLIAVLFVGFFFLEGFDFGVGMSTGLIAKSDRERRTLINSIGPFWDGNEVWLITAGGAMFAAFPHWYATLFSGFYLPLVVVLLALIGRGVAFEFRSKMKQQRWRKTWDIIIVVSSSLLPFLFGVVFATLMKGLPIDGEMQMRAGFLDIVNPYTVVGGLSVTLLCLVHGLLFASLRTVGDLRERAMNTAQQLMLPLAAILAVYAVMTYFMTDVFAVRGWALWIMVVLGAASLGLAAYFVRHKREGWAFGMTGAVIAIAFASVFIGLFPRVMVSSFGSAFDLTVYNAASGAYSLKVMTIVACTLLPFVLGYQIWSYYIFRKRLNEQHHLEY; this is encoded by the coding sequence TTGTCACTAAGTGAGCTGTGGTTTCTGCTGATCGCTGTTTTGTTTGTCGGTTTTTTCTTTTTGGAAGGCTTCGATTTTGGTGTGGGAATGTCTACAGGCCTGATTGCCAAATCGGATCGTGAACGTCGTACCCTGATTAACTCGATAGGACCGTTCTGGGATGGAAACGAGGTGTGGCTGATTACGGCAGGCGGCGCGATGTTCGCGGCTTTTCCGCATTGGTATGCCACCTTGTTCAGTGGTTTTTATCTGCCGCTTGTGGTTGTATTACTCGCTTTGATCGGCCGCGGAGTCGCTTTTGAATTCCGGAGCAAGATGAAGCAGCAGCGCTGGCGCAAAACTTGGGATATCATCATCGTGGTCTCAAGCAGCCTCCTGCCATTTCTGTTCGGAGTCGTCTTTGCCACGCTGATGAAGGGTCTGCCCATTGATGGGGAGATGCAGATGCGTGCGGGATTCCTGGACATCGTCAACCCGTATACTGTTGTTGGCGGTCTAAGTGTAACCTTGTTATGTCTCGTTCATGGGCTGCTGTTCGCTTCCTTGCGGACCGTTGGCGATCTCAGGGAACGGGCGATGAATACGGCTCAACAATTAATGCTGCCGCTGGCCGCCATTCTTGCGGTCTATGCGGTTATGACCTATTTCATGACGGATGTGTTTGCCGTTCGCGGCTGGGCGCTCTGGATTATGGTGGTCCTCGGTGCCGCCTCATTGGGCCTCGCCGCTTACTTCGTGCGGCATAAGCGTGAGGGCTGGGCATTTGGCATGACCGGAGCTGTTATTGCGATTGCTTTTGCTTCTGTATTCATTGGCCTCTTCCCAAGAGTTATGGTCAGTTCCTTCGGTTCCGCATTCGATCTGACGGTCTATAATGCGGCCTCTGGTGCATATTCGCTGAAAGTGATGACGATTGTAGCCTGCACGCTGCTGCCTTTTGTTCTCGGATATCAGATCTGGAGTTATTACATCTTCCGCAAACGTCTGAACGAGCAGCATCACCTGGAGTACTAA
- a CDS encoding class I SAM-dependent methyltransferase, producing the protein MMDTPNQLESLESRYVRQSDPKTDTLVFPLHPAWWSRPYEYEWARQFAQQDDVVLDAACGISHPFKFWLAEHCRETHACDWDERILSEEAIRQDIASDFGEEAARHLPEHYLTRLHRAQANLAQLPYASGMFDRIFCISVLEHLDTGTMLRAFREFARVMKPDGQLIATFDVPEMRPDLLETIMAVTGLTIDGKLVVEEPNDAIWSDMYGTPIRCFRAVIRKG; encoded by the coding sequence ATGATGGACACACCTAATCAGCTGGAATCATTGGAATCCAGATACGTTCGGCAAAGCGATCCCAAGACAGATACGCTGGTCTTTCCGCTGCATCCGGCATGGTGGAGCAGACCTTACGAATATGAATGGGCCCGCCAGTTCGCCCAACAGGACGACGTGGTACTGGATGCAGCCTGCGGCATTTCCCATCCGTTCAAGTTTTGGCTGGCCGAACACTGCCGGGAAACTCACGCCTGTGATTGGGATGAACGCATCTTGTCGGAGGAAGCAATCCGGCAGGATATTGCTTCCGACTTCGGCGAAGAGGCTGCGCGTCATTTGCCGGAACACTACTTGACCAGGCTGCATCGCGCTCAGGCGAACCTGGCGCAGCTGCCTTATGCCTCCGGCATGTTTGACCGTATATTCTGCATTTCGGTTCTGGAGCATCTGGATACCGGCACGATGCTGCGTGCCTTTCGCGAATTCGCCCGGGTCATGAAGCCGGATGGACAATTAATTGCAACCTTTGATGTGCCGGAGATGCGGCCCGATTTACTCGAGACCATCATGGCCGTTACCGGTCTCACCATTGATGGAAAGCTTGTGGTGGAAGAGCCCAATGATGCCATCTGGTCTGACATGTATGGAACGCCAATCCGCTGCTTCCGGGCAGTGATTCGGAAAGGATAG
- a CDS encoding cytochrome ubiquinol oxidase subunit I, whose protein sequence is MDPIMLSRIQYALTTIFHFFFVPLSIGLVLLVAIMETLYVVKGKEIYKTMAKFWGKLFLINFAVGVVTGILQEFQFGMNWSEYSRFVGDVFGAPLAVEALLAFFMESTFIGLWIFGWDRLSKKVHLACIWLVFVGTFLSALWILAANSFMQHPVGFEINNGRAEMNDFLALLTNGQLLVEFPHTIFGALMTGAFVVTGISAYKLMKKQDVEIFRKSFNIAIIIGLVSSFGVAFSGHFQSQYLVETQPMKMAASEGTWTTTEDPAPWTVVASIDPDKQENSGEIKIPGLLSYLSYSKFSGSVKGMKELNAEYQQTYGPGDYIPPVRTTFWSFRIMIAAGGLMIVLALYGTLLAIRKKLEVAGKWFMRLMVLAISLPFIANTSGWIMTEVGRQPWTVFGYMTTEASVSPNVSAGQILFSTIAFTAAYTVLGIVMVYLFVREIKAGPHAVEKPEEHDESADPFGMDGGYSVVTK, encoded by the coding sequence ATGGATCCGATTATGTTATCGCGTATCCAATATGCACTCACAACGATCTTCCATTTCTTTTTTGTGCCGCTGTCCATCGGTCTTGTACTGCTGGTAGCGATTATGGAGACGTTGTACGTAGTCAAGGGTAAGGAGATCTACAAAACGATGGCCAAGTTTTGGGGCAAGCTGTTCCTGATTAACTTTGCCGTCGGGGTCGTTACGGGGATTCTGCAAGAGTTTCAGTTCGGCATGAATTGGTCCGAGTATTCCCGCTTCGTCGGGGATGTGTTCGGTGCGCCGCTGGCCGTAGAAGCCTTGCTAGCGTTTTTTATGGAGTCTACATTTATCGGGCTCTGGATTTTCGGGTGGGACCGTTTATCCAAAAAAGTGCATCTGGCCTGTATCTGGCTCGTATTTGTCGGTACATTCCTGTCTGCACTGTGGATTCTGGCAGCCAATTCATTCATGCAGCATCCAGTCGGTTTCGAGATCAACAACGGCCGTGCCGAGATGAATGATTTCCTGGCACTGCTCACCAATGGTCAGCTGCTCGTTGAATTTCCGCATACGATCTTTGGCGCATTAATGACGGGTGCCTTCGTAGTAACAGGCATTAGTGCGTACAAATTGATGAAAAAGCAGGATGTGGAGATTTTCCGTAAATCATTCAACATTGCCATCATCATTGGTCTGGTTTCCTCATTCGGCGTAGCGTTCTCCGGGCACTTCCAGTCGCAATATCTGGTGGAGACGCAGCCGATGAAGATGGCAGCCAGCGAAGGAACATGGACAACAACGGAAGATCCCGCACCGTGGACGGTCGTCGCGTCGATCGATCCGGACAAACAGGAGAACTCGGGTGAGATCAAGATTCCTGGATTGCTCAGTTATCTGTCCTACAGCAAATTCTCCGGCAGTGTCAAAGGCATGAAGGAGCTGAATGCCGAGTATCAGCAGACGTACGGGCCAGGGGACTACATTCCGCCAGTACGTACGACCTTCTGGAGCTTCCGCATCATGATTGCTGCGGGTGGTTTAATGATTGTACTCGCCCTGTACGGCACACTTCTGGCCATTCGCAAGAAGCTGGAGGTAGCCGGAAAATGGTTTATGCGCCTGATGGTTTTGGCCATCTCCCTGCCGTTCATTGCCAATACGTCAGGCTGGATTATGACCGAGGTGGGTCGGCAGCCTTGGACGGTATTCGGATATATGACGACCGAAGCCAGTGTATCGCCTAACGTGAGCGCAGGCCAGATTCTGTTCTCTACCATTGCGTTTACGGCGGCTTATACGGTGCTGGGCATTGTCATGGTCTACCTGTTCGTTCGTGAGATCAAGGCAGGTCCTCATGCAGTAGAAAAGCCGGAGGAACATGATGAATCGGCCGATCCGTTCGGCATGGATGGGGGGTATTCCGTTGTCACTAAGTGA
- a CDS encoding MFS transporter — MNTVSNESHRSSPSSKVSSTSLWTNFRFMRMFIAYALATFGDWFDALAIQVLVAYRWGADPLIIALIPVCMAVPGILLSSVAGTLADRLHKVKIMLLCDVITVALTIAILFAPSAAWLLPLLALRAMMGVFHIPAQQALTRQVVAEEHLFQASSLNGFVGQCSKVAGPLLGAVILAVFSPQICIMINACTRLISGLVLWPLRRLNEKAEHSVGDGTLDQQSQRESESMLKQWTQGWRFIRNSRAILSTLLFGCFGLMAILMIDYQFVTLFRSIKPGNEALIGWLGSSAGAGAVIMILLLNRLPRIGYGWGLGGGFLLIGTGIAALGWVTPLTPDVWIIVWGLCIGLGNGLSMVTLNYLLQKETPPAFVGRVFGIQNSMSSVVLVVAPLVGGALIRLTGPSLTFQFIGIATLVIGLAGIVLQRILWGVRASHGTVRQEHMSH; from the coding sequence ATGAATACCGTTTCAAATGAATCTCATCGGTCATCACCTTCGTCCAAGGTGTCATCCACAAGTTTGTGGACCAATTTCCGCTTCATGCGCATGTTTATCGCGTATGCGCTCGCTACCTTCGGGGATTGGTTCGATGCCCTTGCCATTCAGGTGTTGGTGGCCTATCGGTGGGGTGCCGATCCGCTGATCATCGCGCTGATTCCCGTCTGTATGGCTGTTCCGGGCATACTGCTGTCTTCGGTCGCGGGTACACTTGCAGATCGTTTGCACAAAGTAAAGATCATGCTGCTGTGTGATGTAATCACCGTTGCACTTACGATTGCCATTTTGTTCGCCCCAAGCGCGGCATGGCTTCTTCCACTTCTGGCCTTGCGAGCCATGATGGGTGTATTCCACATTCCTGCCCAGCAGGCCCTGACGCGTCAAGTGGTGGCAGAGGAGCATCTGTTTCAGGCATCGTCACTGAACGGCTTTGTTGGACAGTGCTCCAAAGTGGCTGGTCCACTGCTGGGTGCCGTCATCCTGGCAGTATTTTCGCCTCAAATCTGTATTATGATCAACGCCTGCACCCGTCTGATATCCGGTTTGGTATTATGGCCATTGCGACGTTTAAATGAGAAGGCAGAACATTCTGTAGGAGATGGGACGCTAGATCAGCAATCCCAAAGAGAATCTGAATCGATGCTGAAGCAATGGACCCAAGGATGGCGCTTTATACGAAACAGTCGGGCCATTTTAAGCACACTGTTGTTCGGCTGTTTTGGCTTAATGGCCATTCTGATGATTGATTATCAGTTTGTGACACTCTTTCGGAGCATTAAGCCGGGGAATGAAGCCCTGATCGGGTGGCTTGGCTCATCGGCAGGCGCAGGTGCTGTCATCATGATTCTGCTGCTGAACCGGCTGCCGCGAATCGGATATGGCTGGGGACTGGGCGGAGGTTTTCTCCTTATTGGGACAGGGATAGCCGCCCTAGGCTGGGTGACTCCCCTTACGCCGGATGTTTGGATTATCGTCTGGGGGCTGTGCATTGGTCTCGGAAACGGCCTCTCCATGGTGACTTTGAATTATCTGCTGCAAAAGGAAACCCCTCCAGCCTTTGTAGGTCGCGTCTTCGGCATTCAAAATTCCATGTCCAGTGTCGTGCTTGTCGTGGCTCCGCTGGTAGGTGGTGCTCTGATTCGTCTTACGGGGCCCAGCCTTACCTTTCAATTCATCGGCATTGCTACGCTAGTTATTGGTCTGGCGGGCATAGTACTCCAGCGTATATTGTGGGGAGTTCGGGCATCACATGGCACTGTCCGGCAGGAACACATGTCACATTGA
- a CDS encoding ABC transporter ATP-binding protein, with protein sequence MLEISHVTKLFNPGTTDEKTALVGVNLTMNPGDFVTVIGSNGAGKSTLMNIISGVLKPDMGDVLINDQSIKNLPEHKRSSWIGRVFQDPMAGTAPHMSIEENMAMAYKRGKGRGLGFGVTRARREIFNAQLQKLGIGLDKRPHAKVGLLSGGERQALSLLMATFTQPQILLLDEHTAALDPSRAELITELTETLVREMKLTTLMVTHNMEQAIRLGNRLIMMDKGRIILDVSEERKRTLTVPELLGEFERISGKKMADDRVVLG encoded by the coding sequence AGAAGACAGCTCTGGTTGGCGTGAATCTGACGATGAACCCGGGCGATTTCGTAACGGTCATCGGCAGTAATGGTGCGGGAAAGTCTACGTTGATGAATATCATATCTGGCGTGTTGAAGCCGGATATGGGCGATGTGCTGATCAATGACCAATCCATCAAAAACCTGCCTGAGCATAAGCGCAGCAGCTGGATCGGCCGGGTGTTCCAGGATCCGATGGCAGGAACGGCTCCGCATATGTCCATCGAAGAAAACATGGCGATGGCGTACAAACGCGGTAAAGGACGTGGCCTTGGCTTCGGGGTTACCCGGGCCAGACGGGAGATCTTCAACGCCCAGCTGCAGAAGCTCGGAATTGGACTTGATAAGCGTCCCCATGCCAAAGTGGGTCTTCTCTCTGGCGGGGAGCGCCAGGCACTCAGCCTTCTGATGGCAACCTTTACCCAGCCGCAGATTCTGCTGCTTGATGAACATACGGCGGCACTTGACCCTTCACGTGCTGAGTTGATTACCGAGCTGACCGAAACGCTGGTCCGTGAGATGAAGTTAACAACCTTGATGGTAACTCACAATATGGAGCAGGCGATTCGTCTGGGCAACCGTCTGATCATGATGGATAAAGGCAGAATCATTCTGGATGTCAGTGAAGAGCGCAAGCGCACACTGACCGTACCCGAGCTGCTGGGCGAATTCGAGCGCATCAGCGGCAAGAAGATGGCAGACGATCGCGTGGTACTTGGCTGA
- the cydD gene encoding thiol reductant ABC exporter subunit CydD — protein MGRGLLKLPGIRPVLALASALVLLQAMTIIMQAKWLAEAITALFEGSSLTEQYPVLLLFLAAFAARYAISFWLQLVALRYAEKTGTDLRRQMVEQWFRLGPRFAKTEGTGHLVTLAREGTAQYKTYLELFIPRMLGMGFTPIVILLYIFKLDVMSGVILTVTLPILIVFMILAGLAAQRKIDGQFKSYKALANHFVDTLRGLETLKTLGQSGKHTDTIVRVSQRYRKATMTTLRMAFLSSFALDFFTMLSVASVAVGLGLRLTEGQMLLGPALTVLILAPEYFLPVRMVGADYHATLDGKEAGEAIEQMIKRGKEAEQRQLEAYASTVLQTEAGTDRVRPVQQSSSDPVHASTIRVVLRDGRPSGHVSSASSKLSWNTGSRLALTDIQVRHEEDGPCSLEDVTFQITGLVKVGIIGASGAGKSTLIDVLAGFQLPTSGQVLVNGQPVSPKMMESWKMQTAAIPQHPYIFSGSLADNVRFYMPQASDAEVADAIGAAGLNRLVSSLPNGLHEPIGAGGRQLSGGQEQRVALARALLSTRPVLLLDEPTAHLDVETEYELKQTMLPCFEDKLVFLATHRLHWMPHMDRIIVMDGRTVAETGTHEELLARQGVYYQMIRAQMEAV, from the coding sequence ATGGGACGGGGACTGCTGAAGCTGCCGGGGATCCGGCCTGTACTGGCGCTGGCTTCAGCGCTGGTGCTGCTGCAGGCGATGACGATCATTATGCAGGCCAAGTGGCTTGCCGAGGCGATAACGGCATTGTTTGAAGGGTCATCCTTAACTGAGCAGTACCCCGTGCTGCTGCTGTTTCTGGCTGCTTTTGCTGCCCGCTATGCCATTTCCTTCTGGCTGCAGCTGGTGGCCTTACGATATGCAGAGAAAACGGGAACAGACCTGCGCAGGCAAATGGTGGAGCAGTGGTTTAGGCTTGGCCCGCGTTTTGCCAAAACGGAAGGAACAGGGCATCTGGTCACGTTGGCGCGCGAAGGAACAGCCCAGTACAAAACGTATCTGGAGCTGTTCATTCCCCGCATGCTGGGCATGGGGTTTACCCCAATCGTCATTCTCTTGTATATATTCAAGCTGGATGTCATGTCCGGCGTTATTTTGACGGTGACCCTTCCCATATTGATTGTGTTCATGATTCTGGCTGGTCTTGCCGCACAGCGTAAGATCGATGGACAATTCAAATCATACAAGGCACTGGCCAATCATTTTGTGGATACGCTTCGCGGACTCGAAACGCTGAAAACGCTGGGACAGAGCGGCAAGCATACGGATACGATTGTCCGCGTCAGCCAGCGCTACCGAAAAGCGACGATGACAACGCTGCGCATGGCCTTTTTGTCTTCCTTTGCTCTGGATTTTTTCACCATGCTCTCGGTTGCCTCGGTCGCGGTAGGTCTCGGTTTGCGCCTGACGGAAGGACAAATGCTGCTCGGACCGGCACTGACGGTACTTATTCTGGCACCGGAGTATTTCCTGCCTGTACGTATGGTGGGTGCAGATTATCATGCCACATTGGATGGCAAAGAGGCCGGAGAAGCGATTGAGCAGATGATCAAGCGGGGGAAAGAAGCAGAACAGAGACAGCTGGAGGCTTATGCGAGTACTGTACTTCAGACAGAGGCAGGGACAGACAGAGTAAGACCTGTGCAGCAGTCTTCTTCCGATCCTGTACATGCCTCGACCATACGAGTTGTATTGCGTGATGGTCGCCCTTCCGGACACGTGTCTTCAGCTTCTTCGAAGCTGTCCTGGAACACGGGCAGTCGACTGGCGCTTACCGATATTCAAGTGCGTCATGAAGAGGATGGACCCTGTTCGCTGGAGGATGTCACCTTTCAGATTACCGGTCTGGTCAAAGTCGGTATTATCGGAGCCAGCGGCGCCGGGAAGTCAACGTTGATTGACGTACTGGCCGGTTTTCAACTGCCCACTTCAGGTCAAGTGTTAGTGAACGGTCAGCCTGTATCCCCAAAGATGATGGAGTCGTGGAAAATGCAGACGGCAGCCATCCCTCAGCATCCGTATATATTTAGTGGGAGCCTCGCTGATAACGTGCGCTTTTATATGCCGCAAGCATCCGATGCGGAGGTTGCTGACGCGATTGGTGCAGCAGGCTTGAACAGGCTGGTCTCTTCCTTGCCGAATGGACTGCATGAGCCAATTGGTGCAGGAGGAAGACAGCTTAGCGGTGGACAGGAGCAGCGGGTGGCCCTGGCCAGGGCCTTATTAAGTACCAGGCCGGTTCTGCTATTGGACGAGCCGACCGCACATCTGGATGTGGAGACCGAGTATGAGCTGAAACAAACAATGCTGCCTTGCTTTGAAGACAAACTGGTATTTCTGGCTACGCATCGTCTGCACTGGATGCCGCATATGGATCGCATCATCGTGATGGATGGCAGGACGGTTGCCGAGACGGGAACACATGAAGAGTTGCTTGCAAGACAGGGCGTATATTACCAGATGATTCGGGCCCAGATGGAGGCGGTATGA
- a CDS encoding glycosyltransferase family 4 protein, whose protein sequence is MGVVSILTHSFTDGYNREFGRVFGGGLERYILDLCSVIRELGHIPEVHQLSYYEAFQTRTEQIDIFGYAYDMDDVPEAFARMAAAARGPVIYASCLWQPISYKPGSLGICHGINWDRPGLPLETKQQVAEHIQLALDGLVRIVSVDSHFQTFCRAACTFDDPQQVVLIPNAVDTSYFTPAPPRPRFGQEQEAEWLSAWKEDLASQEEETGVVISGLNAKETIQLDNADHSDQANENADSAVSIHNTALPAKIARPLRILYPRRISMERGIIPMMLAADRLLGAHPDLEIEFAGELVEGSTVGRAFRYWHRTHPHQDRILQRTYDFRDIREAYHQADIAVIPTVFSEGTSYACLEAMSCGIPVVASNVGGLNDLIQDGFNGLLVPPGDEALTAALVRLLEDRAERERLGIYARETAVAYDLSGWRRKWSAVLEAFLADAGLREGIRG, encoded by the coding sequence ATGGGTGTGGTCAGCATTTTGACACACAGCTTCACGGATGGATACAACCGGGAGTTCGGGCGGGTATTCGGAGGTGGGCTTGAACGCTATATTCTTGATCTGTGCAGCGTAATCCGTGAACTGGGGCATATTCCCGAGGTACATCAGTTGTCTTATTATGAAGCATTTCAGACACGTACGGAGCAGATTGATATATTCGGTTACGCCTATGATATGGATGATGTACCTGAAGCCTTTGCACGGATGGCGGCAGCAGCGCGCGGCCCTGTCATCTATGCAAGCTGCCTCTGGCAGCCCATCAGCTACAAACCCGGCAGTCTGGGCATCTGCCACGGCATTAACTGGGATCGTCCCGGTTTGCCCCTGGAGACCAAGCAGCAGGTAGCTGAACACATTCAATTGGCACTGGATGGACTGGTGCGTATCGTATCGGTGGACTCCCATTTTCAGACCTTTTGCCGGGCGGCATGTACGTTTGATGATCCTCAACAGGTCGTCCTTATTCCCAATGCCGTGGATACCTCCTATTTCACTCCCGCTCCGCCCAGACCGAGGTTCGGACAGGAACAGGAAGCCGAATGGCTGTCTGCATGGAAGGAGGACCTCGCCAGCCAGGAAGAAGAAACCGGGGTCGTCATCTCGGGGTTGAACGCAAAAGAAACGATCCAGCTGGATAACGCTGACCATTCCGATCAGGCAAACGAAAACGCTGATTCTGCTGTAAGCATCCACAATACTGCTCTGCCAGCAAAGATTGCGCGTCCTCTGCGAATCCTGTATCCGCGCCGGATCAGTATGGAACGAGGCATTATACCCATGATGCTTGCGGCAGATCGGCTGCTGGGTGCCCATCCGGATCTGGAGATTGAATTTGCCGGAGAACTGGTCGAAGGCAGTACGGTGGGTAGGGCATTTCGTTATTGGCACCGTACTCATCCACACCAAGATCGCATCTTACAGCGTACGTACGACTTCAGGGATATCCGCGAGGCCTACCATCAGGCCGATATCGCGGTTATTCCCACAGTGTTCTCGGAGGGAACCTCCTATGCCTGCCTGGAAGCCATGAGTTGTGGCATTCCGGTCGTTGCCTCCAACGTTGGCGGTTTAAATGATCTCATACAGGACGGTTTTAACGGCCTGCTTGTGCCCCCAGGCGATGAAGCACTCACCGCTGCTCTGGTACGACTCCTGGAGGACAGGGCGGAACGGGAGCGCCTCGGCATATACGCCAGGGAGACAGCCGTGGCCTACGATCTGTCCGGATGGCGGCGCAAGTGGAGTGCGGTATTGGAGGCGTTCTTGGCAGACGCAGGATTGAGAGAGGGGATTCGGGGATGA
- a CDS encoding glycosyltransferase, with product MLDPKKRTQHTRGLGMQPEIRTEVPPASTETSADHPRDSKGNEVESQRSSPAASSIRRVRKGQGNKLTAMLQVRNERGRYLEEVLDDLSEFVDEIVIVDDASTDGTPDICRSYPKVVRLEILEKPLFAEEWRLRNALWQAAVSTSPDWLLSVDADELYSPEAKEAIRNLINQEHADWIAFRFYDMWGGRTHYRDDELWSLHRRHTASLVRYMPDYPYFYPQQNHHVPRLPLSCSVLPGIRTELKVQHLGWAGSLEDRVRKYLRYKRIDPNGEWGSLEHYESILDQEPRLVTWKEEH from the coding sequence ATGCTGGACCCGAAGAAGCGTACGCAACATACTCGGGGTCTGGGCATGCAGCCGGAGATTCGGACTGAAGTCCCCCCTGCCTCGACCGAAACATCAGCAGACCATCCGAGGGACTCGAAGGGCAATGAGGTGGAAAGCCAGCGTTCAAGCCCCGCAGCTTCTTCCATCCGCCGGGTTCGCAAAGGTCAGGGAAACAAACTGACCGCCATGCTCCAGGTTCGTAACGAACGTGGACGATACCTCGAAGAGGTGCTCGATGATCTGAGTGAATTTGTGGATGAGATTGTTATCGTTGATGATGCGAGCACCGACGGAACACCAGACATATGCAGATCCTATCCCAAGGTTGTTCGGTTGGAAATCCTGGAGAAACCTTTATTCGCGGAGGAATGGCGGCTCCGCAATGCGCTATGGCAAGCGGCTGTGAGCACTTCACCGGACTGGCTGCTGTCCGTCGATGCGGATGAACTGTACAGCCCGGAGGCCAAGGAAGCTATACGCAATCTGATCAACCAGGAGCATGCGGACTGGATTGCCTTCCGATTCTATGATATGTGGGGTGGCCGGACCCACTACCGGGACGATGAACTTTGGAGTCTGCACAGAAGGCATACCGCATCACTTGTACGCTATATGCCGGATTATCCCTACTTTTACCCGCAGCAGAACCATCATGTCCCCCGTCTCCCCCTGTCCTGTTCGGTATTGCCTGGCATTCGCACGGAATTGAAAGTACAGCATCTTGGATGGGCGGGCAGCCTCGAAGACCGGGTTCGCAAGTATCTGCGTTACAAGCGCATTGATCCAAACGGCGAGTGGGGCAGTCTGGAACATTACGAATCCATCCTGGACCAGGAACCTCGGCTGGTTACCTGGAAGGAGGAGCATTGA
- a CDS encoding winged helix-turn-helix domain-containing protein, with protein sequence MSLQFDEGTYTVTRRTDSIQLLAKEFALFHFLYENKEKAFTRSQLLDSVWPLEYPVERTVDDHVYRLRKKLKQWEEVSLDTVRGYGYRLTIRTNMAALPANPSAHDLEMREVIHGLFRKYHLFGQGKSMLTLFDQQDALGIQIDLFYQLYIHFIQGDLEWLITTEEVPFEERLYWLLIFVHALIEPVESLRLYEQALSSPALSADQLRELRILNIVEVYAEVGQYRRAKAQLVETYRVIETDHLVNFKLPVSLSELYVELWGGSGERVEEQMSMLRSSLKDAPYLREIGRFQVMEGLWLLRQGRAREAEPRMDDGLDVLQMTLNAPLYINSANQILLFMAHHRIEGRLVHKYRQVYAGIAKEYGVPMYGQRITDEVRTYLSPFPPASDLPLI encoded by the coding sequence ATGTCATTGCAATTTGATGAAGGTACATATACCGTAACCCGGCGCACGGATTCCATCCAACTGCTCGCGAAGGAATTCGCGCTTTTTCACTTTCTATATGAAAACAAAGAAAAGGCATTTACTCGCAGCCAGCTGCTGGACAGCGTATGGCCGCTGGAGTATCCGGTTGAACGCACCGTGGATGACCATGTGTACCGGCTGCGTAAGAAACTGAAACAATGGGAAGAAGTTTCGCTGGATACGGTGCGGGGCTACGGTTACAGATTAACCATTCGAACCAATATGGCAGCGCTGCCCGCCAACCCCTCCGCACATGATCTGGAGATGCGGGAAGTGATCCATGGATTGTTCCGCAAATATCATTTGTTTGGGCAGGGGAAATCGATGCTAACCTTGTTCGATCAGCAGGACGCTCTGGGTATCCAGATTGATTTGTTCTATCAACTGTACATTCATTTTATCCAGGGAGATCTGGAATGGCTAATTACCACAGAGGAAGTCCCCTTCGAGGAGCGGCTGTACTGGCTGCTGATTTTTGTACACGCACTAATCGAACCAGTGGAGAGTTTGCGTTTGTATGAGCAGGCATTGAGTTCACCTGCATTGTCTGCGGATCAGCTTCGGGAGCTCCGTATCTTGAATATTGTCGAGGTCTATGCAGAGGTTGGTCAATATCGGCGGGCCAAAGCACAGTTAGTAGAGACATATCGTGTCATTGAGACAGACCATCTGGTCAACTTCAAGCTTCCCGTATCCCTGTCGGAGTTGTACGTAGAGTTGTGGGGCGGCAGTGGTGAAAGAGTAGAAGAACAGATGAGCATGTTACGTTCAAGTTTGAAGGATGCACCATATTTGCGTGAGATCGGACGGTTTCAGGTCATGGAGGGGCTGTGGCTGCTGAGGCAGGGGAGGGCTCGTGAAGCAGAACCGAGAATGGATGACGGGCTGGATGTTCTCCAAATGACACTGAACGCACCACTATACATCAATTCGGCGAATCAGATCTTGTTATTCATGGCACATCACCGCATTGAGGGACGTCTGGTTCACAAATATCGTCAAGTCTATGCTGGAATTGCCAAAGAATACGGTGTGCCTATGTATGGACAGCGTATTACGGATGAAGTCCGCACATATTTATCCCCATTTCCTCCAGCCTCTGATCTTCCTCTGATATAA